In Eriocheir sinensis breed Jianghai 21 chromosome 8, ASM2467909v1, whole genome shotgun sequence, the following proteins share a genomic window:
- the LOC126995394 gene encoding sodium/glucose cotransporter 5-like: protein MGLNKVNFLLQAIYGLLTLGWVFVPVYMSAGVYTMPEYLRMRYGGHRIRVLLTCISLSLYIFTKIAADLYAGALFIQQAMNHTSQASLYVSVAVLLTVAAIFAIAGGLTTVVYTDTLQTFLMVIGALILSAMTFHAVGGYSNMVESFPYAQASVQALDDRQQPCGKTSRYYMNLLRPIDPENMDYPWLGMVFGMAILQVWYWCTDQVIVQRTLASRSMLHAKGGTIMAAYLKFLPLWVMVFPGMAARILYPDRVACASPDQCLAVCGSERGCTNSAYVELVLNVLPTGLKGMMLAVMMAALMSSLTSVFNSASTIVSVDIWHLVRTGGPAWIRGSPSEQEMIMVGRVSVVLLVAASVVWIPVIQNSGNSQLFDYINTIVSILCSPICAIYVLGLFCPRITEKGAFWGLVTGLFMGIVRFIAEFYFTVPPCGSAVPTDVLE from the exons ATGGGACTCAATAAAGTAAACTTTCTCCTGCAGGCAATTTACGGGCTGCTGACACTGGGGTGGGTGTTCGTGCCTGTGTACATGAGTGCCGGAGTGTACACGATGCCGGAGTACTTAAGGATGAGGTACGGAGGTCATCGCATCAGAGTCCTCCTGACGtgcatctccctctccctctacatcTTCACCAAAATTGCT GCCGACCTGTATGCGGGAGCGCTCTTCATCCAGCAGGCCATGAACCACACCTCCCAGGCGTCGCTGTACGTTAGTGTGGCAGTTCTGCTCACCGTGGCCGCCATCTTTGCAATCGCCGGGGGCCTCACCACCGTCGTGTACACCGACACGCTGCAGACCTTCCTCATGGTGATCGGCGCCCTCATCCTCTCCGCCATGA CCTTTCATGCGGTGGGTGGCTATAGCAACATGGTGGAGAGTTTCCCTTACGCCCAAGCCAGCGTACAGGCCCTGGACGACCGCCAGCAACCCTGCGGTAAAACATCCCGTTATTACATGAATTTGCTGCGACCCATAGACCCTGAAAACATGGACTACCCATGGCTGGGCATGGTCTTCGGCATGGCCATCTTGCAAGTGTGGTACTGGTGCACCGACCAG GTAATAGTGCAGAGGACGCTGGCCAGTAGGAGTATGCTGCATGCCAAGGGTGGCACCATCATGGCTGCCTACCTCAAATTTCTGCCTCTCTGGGTTATGGTGTTTCCGGGAATGGCTGCGAGAATCCTTTACCCTGACCGCGTGGCCTGCGCTAGTCCTGACCAGTGCCTGGCTGTCTGTGGCAGCGAGAGGGGCTGTACCAACTCCGCCTACGTGGAGCTGGTGCTTAATGTTCTGCCAACAG GATTAAAAGGAATGATGTTGGCAGTAATGATGGCAGCCCTTATGTCTTCTCTTACTTCCGTCTTCAATTCGGCCTCCACCATCGTTAGCGTCGACATTTGGCACCTGGTACGAACAGGCGGCCCGGCGTGGATCCGCGGCTCGCCCTCCGAGCAGGAGATGATCATGGTGGGGCGCGTGTCCGTGGTTCTGCTGGTGGCTGCGTCCGTCGTCTGGATCCCTGTCATTCA AAACTCTGGAAACTCCCAACTCTTCGACTATATAAACACCATCGTCAGCATACTTTGTTCCCCCATCTGTGCCATCTACGTCCTCGGCCTCTTCTGCCCAAGAATCACTGAGAAG GGCGCCTTCTGGGGCCTGGTGACGGGGCTGTTCATGGGGATCGTGCGTTTCATTGCAGAGTTTTACTTCACCGTCCCGCCCTGCGGATCAG CTGTACCGACTGACGTTCTGGAATAG